The Leptospira noumeaensis genome segment TTTGTGAAGAGTGATTTCTTTTTCCGCGATATCTTTTTTCATGCGGTTGAGTTCATCAAGTAACTCCGGTGGGGTTCCTATCGCAACCTTGGTTTTGGTTTCCACCACAGCACCCAGTTTGGCACAAGTGAGTGAGTTTCCTGCAATCAAAGTTCCACCGATCACCTCACCTCGTCCACCCATCACACGGATAAAATCTTTGGCAGAGATTTCGGAATGCATGACTGCTTCTTCTACAAAGATACTTCCTTGGGCTGTGAGTTTTCCTTGTTCCACAAATTTGGCGTAGATATTTCCTTCGGATTCAATATAACCTTCCCCGCGACCCATAAACCCACCGGATAAAACAATGTCACCTTTGGCTTTCAGAAAGGCTTTGCCTACAGAATTACGAATGATGATACTTCCGTTTGTGGTTAATGAAAATCCATCCCCAATTTTTTCTTCCACGATAATGGTTCCCGGAAAATCGATATTCCCTGTGGAATAATCGACTGCTTCTAATTGGATCACTTCATCCACTTTGATTTCCCAGGATGCAGATAAAACAGGACGACCTGCAATTTTAGCGTACAGTTTGTCATCTTTTAGTTCTACGTTTGGCCCAAGATGCCAATCCACTGATTTTTCTTCTTGGTAGGGGATGATGGTTCCATTTACAGTTTTTCCAAATTCACCCTTTTTGGGAGGAATTCTTTCCGCGATGAGATCTCCCGGTTTTACAGATTGGATGACACCAATGTTTTTATAGTCAATTCGGCCATGTTCATCTTCTTCCAACTGAGGTTTGTTGTCGGAACGAAAGTAGATTTTGATTTGTCCATCTTTACCGGGAACGGGTGGGTAACCTTTGGCAATCGTATAAGGAACAAAAAAATCTGGGTTTTTGATTTGGTTTTGAATGACAACATCAATGATCCCAACGGAAATTCCCACCGAAGCAATTTGTTCACGTAACTGGTATTCGGTGAGGAGGTCTCCTCCATGTTTGGGTGGATGGAGAACCATTTTCGCTTCCATATAATCTTCGGAGATGGTGATGTCTGCGTAAGAACTGATGGGATCACCCTTTGACCAAGTTCCAATTTCCACTGGTTTGTTTTCAGCTAATACAACGGCTTTTTTGATTTGTTCCTGGTTGTAACCTTCGACTCCAAAAAGTTGCACCCGTGCGAGCACATCCTTGTAATCGACTTTTTTACCTTTGGCACCCGGTTTTGATATTTTTAAAACTGCTTTGCCTCCAGAGTTTTCGATTTGGAAATATCCATTTTCGGAGGCTTCTAAATCTTGGAGGATACGATCGGTATATGAGTCTGGGCCTGGCATTTAATTGTATTCTAATAAGTGAGAAACGACATCTTCCTCTCCATCGGTTTTTAATTCTAACTTCGGAGTCATCGAGTCGATTGTATTAATTAGAGTCAGCACTTCTTCAAATTGACAAGAAATTATTCGGGATAGGTCAATATAAGCGGAACGAAAGTATAAATCGAGTGCATTTACCAAATGGAAGTATTCGCTAAAATCCCCACGATCTGTATAAAGAATAGGAGTTTTGGCATAATAACATTCCGCAAGAATTCCATATCCAGGTTTTGTACAAACATAATCAGCTGCTGCCACCAAGTCAGGATAATGGGAGACTTCGGGGACTAAAATTCCTTCACTCTGGATTCCGGGAACACCGTATGCCATAAGTTGGATGGACTTAGGAAGATTTTCTGTTTGTAGTTTGGTTCCCTCTAATCCATAAGCTCCAAAGGATAAAAGGATGTAAGTGGTATCATCCTTCATTCCAAAATTTTGTCTGGCCTTTTCTTTGGAGAGGGTTGGTTTTCTTCCCACAAGACCAATGTTAGTTTGTTCAAGGAAAGGAGGCATCGGACAAAAAAAAGGTAATACCAATGCTTCCGTTGCAAATCCATATTCCACTTGAAGTTGTTCGCTGAGAGTTCCAAAGTAAGAATCGTCTTTCGCGTAATTTTGGTAGATAAAATCCCAAGTAAAATTTCCAATAAATACACTGGGAATTCCTGTTTCTAGAGCTATGGTAATGGGAAACGAAGAACTATCTGTAAGGATCAAACTTATTTTGTTTTTTTTGCAGTATTCTGTTTCTTCTTTTAGAAGTTTTGATTTGTTTTTTTCGAAGTCGATGAGTTCTTCTTTTGTGGTTTGTAAATCAATGGAGAGTGAGTTTTTTTGCGAAACACCTACATCCAGTTTTAAATTTTTTGTGATGAGTTTTGGATGGGTAAACTCTAAAAATGAAATTCTTGGACTGACTAAGTGAATTTCTTCAATGAAATCCTCTTTTAGTAGGCGCCTTATGATATTTCCAGAGCGACTGATATGGCCAAAACCGTGACCTGAAATATAAAAATATAATTTCATTTCTTTCTTTGTCTAATGGATTCATATAATACAATTCCACAGGACATGGCAAGGTTTAATGAATCGGCTTCTCCAAGCATGGGTAAATGAAGGGTGTCATCAGAAAGTTGTTTGGCATCATCACTTAGTCCATATTGTTCACTTCCAAAAAGAAATACGGACTTTTCTTTCATATTGATCGAAGTATAAAGAGTTTTTCCTTCTGGAGTGACCGCATAACGTTTGTACCCTTTGGATTTGAACTTTTTTAGAACTTCCTGTAAATCTCCAATATAAACGGGTAAAGTAAAAATAGTTCCCGTACTTGCTCGCACTACATTTGGATTAAAAAGATCAATTCTTGGATCGGTGACAATCACAAGGCCAACACCTGCACCTTCTGCTGTTCGTAGGATGGTTCCGAGGTTTCCCGGTTTTTCCACTCCTTCGATGATGAGGATGGGATTGGTATCAATCGATTTGATTTTTTCCCAAGGGACATGGGCATCGGGAGTTTCTGCCACAGCGATGAGGCCGTCTGGCCGATCCCTGTAAGAAATTTTTTCAAAAATTTTACGGGGAAGTTCAAAGATAGGACATTGGATTGAGTTTATGAGGGCCTCTTCATTTTCTCCTAAAAAACATTCTGGGGAAATGAAGAGACTTGTGATATTTACCGGTAAACATGGAATAGGTGAGGTTGGATTGCTTGTGATTGCTTTTTTGATTTCACGATACCCTTCAATGAAAAACTTTTTTTCTTCATCGCGATTTCGTTTTTCTTTGAGTCCCGCAACCCACTTGACCTTGGGATTGGAAAAACTGGTGATGTATTGTCTTTTATTTGGCATATAACAGGATTGGAAACTTTAGGTTTGCCTGGTTTATTTTGAGAAGAAAGTACAAAACCCAGCTGGGTATTTTTTCCCCGATTTTTCTGGAATGAATAATTCAGAGGTTTGGTAGTTCCCTTTGGTTTTGATTCGTGAAGATAAAATCCTTTCTAAGGTTAAGGGACTAAAACCTTGGCTATGACAACTGAGGATGACAAATTCTGGTTTGGAATCGGAGAGTTCCATAAGGGCATCCATCAGTTCACTTAAGTTTTCTTCAATTTTCCAAACCTCTCCTTTGGAACCACGTCCAAAACTAGGAGGATCAAGGATAAGGCCTTGGTATTTTTTTCCCCGTTTGATTTCACGGCGGATGAATTTCATCACATCATCCACAATCCAACGCACAGGTTTCGAATCGAGTCCTGATAGTTTTGCATTTTCTCGTGCCCAGTCGACCATCCCTTTGGAGGCATCCACATGGCAGACACTCATCCCAGCATCAAGACAGGCGAGTGTGGAACCACCGGAATAAGCAAAAAGGTTTAATACTTCGAGACCTTGTTTCTTTTTTCCAATCTCTCGGATGCGGTTCCAATTGGTTTCTTGTTCGGGGAAAAGGCCAATATGGCCAAAGGGTGTGAGTTTGATTTTGAATGTTAGATTGGAAAATTCGATGGTAAAACTTTCAGGAACTTTTTTTTGAAAATTCCAATGCCCCGAACCCGAGTCATTTTTGATGTATTGGGCATGAAGGTCGTTCCAGATTCCAGGAGTTTCTTTTCCATAAGCAGAAGTAGGGGAAGAACGATGGAGTTTGTATCCGCCAACGATTTCTAATTTGGATAGGTCACCTGAATCCAGGAGTTCGTAACTTTTTGTCATACCAATTCCAGAAAAATAAAGGTTAGGTCGTCGTCCCAGTCTTTTATTTCTCTTTTAGAAAATGACTCTAAATCTTGGATGAGTTTTATTTTAAAAAGATGATTTGGAATTTCGCGGTTGGCTTTTAAAAATTCCAGAAGTCCCGATTCTCCATACATTTCCCCTTCTGGATTAAAACATTCCAAAACTCCATCACTTAAGATAAGAATTCTATCTTTTGGTTCCACTCTATGTGTGGTTTCTTCGATTTGAATTTCTGGAAAAACTCCAATGATTTTCCCCTTGGGATGGACTTTGATGATCTCACCACTGGCCCTTTGTAAATAGGCACTGGGATGGCCTGCCCTTCCAAACCTCCAAACTTTGGTGGATGTATTGAGATATACATAAGAAGCCGTAACATACTGCGGGTTACAATTTCCGTATAACACGCGGTTCATTCCTTCTAATACCTGTTTGGGTGAAGGGATATTGTCTTTTTGTGTAGTAAAGGCAACCTTTCCCATTGCTGAAATCAGAGATGCGGGAATTCCATGGCCCGAAACATCACAAAGAACAATTCCTAGTTCATAAGGATTGGGTGAGAAGTATTCGTAAAAATCTCCACCTACATCTTTCATTGGTTGGATGTAAATTTGCATTTGTAAGTTTTTTACATCCGGAATTGTTTTGGGAAGGGACTGCATAAGAATGTCCCTAGAAATTTTTCTTTCTTTCCTAAGGCTTGTGACTTGGGCTAGGGCCAAATCTTTTTCTTGGCGTAATAACTGGATACGGTCAGCCAAAGCAAAGGCAAACAAAGTGATGTCTGCAAGAGAAGCAATGGGAAATAACATTTCTTCTAAAAAGGAATTGGAAGGAAGGATTCCAAATTTCAGTAATCCATAAACAAGGCAAGTTACGAGTAATAAAACAAAGGCGAAAGCAAAATAATAAAAAGACCTAAGCCTTTTATAAATTCCCCAAATCAAAACTCCGAGTAAACTAAGACAAATGAATACAGAAAGCCAAGTCACGCCAATGGATGATTCAGATATTCCACCTAACAAGGAAACTGTTGCGTTCAGTAGGGAGAAATATCCCAATACCTGGTAGAACCTTGCGATTCTGGGAATTCGGATTTTTAGTTTTAGAAAATTAGAAGTAAAGAGAACAAAGAAAAAGAGGCAAATGCTAAAGAAAAAAGGAATCCCTATTCGTTTCCAAAAATAAGAATCGGGAACAAAAAAATAGCCCCAGAACCCCAGTAAAGAAAGTTGGCCAAGGCCAAAAAACAAAACATAACCAATATAATAAAAATAGTTTCGATCCCGAACAAAAAATGCAATGGCGAGATTGTATAAAATTATGATTCCGAGGCTTCCAAAGAATAATCCATAAATCCATTGTGTGATATAGTCTTCTCTTTGGAGATTCCTTTGGTTGGTAAAAATGAGAGAAAACTGCAAAGAAATATCTGAACGAATGGCAATCAGTATGGTTTCCCTTTCATGCCCTACCCGAAAGACAAAGTTTCTGTGAGGAATTTCTCTTTGGAAAACGGGTTGGATATGACCCGATTTGGAAATGATATATTTTTTACCGTCGTTTTTGTGGAATAGTTCCACCAAATCAATATTATGTGCTTGTATGAGTAGAAGAGGATATTTTGTAGGATCAGGGAAATCCTGTGGATCTAGTTTTAACCAAAGAGTCCCCTTTAGAAATCCAAAATTTGGAAAGGGATCTACAATTTTTTGGAAAACACCGGTAGTTAAAACGGATTCCACAGGAACAGAAGAACTGGGATCAATCCAATAGGAAAATTTGGTTGTGTGGACGATCCTTTCGCCAATATCGTTTTGTGATTCTGAAAAAAGGGGATGGGTAAAAAAAAGAGTTAAGGTAGAAAAAAGAAAAAAAATCGATTTAGAAAAGGTATTTTTCAATTCTTAGGTTGTGGACAAGGGTGATTCACCCCTGTCCTTTTTTCGTTTGGCATTAAGCCTGTTTTTTGGCTGCTTCGTAAGAGATCTCTTGTGGGCCTGTGTAAATTTGGCGTGGTCGGCCAATCTTTAAACTTGGGTCTTCAATCATCTCTTTCCATTGTGCAATCCAACCTGGAAGTCTTCCCATAGCAAACATCACTGTAAACATATTGGTAGGAATTCCTAACGCGCGGTAGATGATCCCTGAGTAGAAGTCAACGTTTGGATAAAGTTTTCTTTCTACGAAGTAAGGATCATTGAGAGCTGCTTCTTCCAATTCTTTTGCAATGTCTAGAAGTGGATCTTTGATTCCTAGTTTGTTTAGGACTTTATCACAAGCAACTTTGATGATTTTGGCACGAGGGTCAAAGTTTTTGTAAACTCGGTGACCAAATCCATTCAATCGGAAACTGGAATTTTTGTCTTTGGCTTGTTCTACGATTTTTTTCACAGAAAGTCCGCTTTTTTTAATTCCTTCCAACATTTCCAATACTTCTTGGTTAGCACCACCGTGACGTGGTCCCCAAAGTGCAAGGATTCCCGCAGAAATCGCACCATACAAGTTGGCAAGGGAAGATCCCACCAAACGCACGGTAGATGTAGAACAGTTTTGTTCGTGATCTGCGTGGAGGATGAGAAGTAAGTTGAGTGCAGAAACAATTTCTGGATCGATATGATAATCTTCCGCAGGAACCGCAAACATCATGTTCATGAAGTTAGATGCATAATCTAATTCGTTGAGTGGATGTATGATCGGTTGTCCGATTGATTTTTTGTAAGCGTAAGCTGCGATCGTTGGAAATTTTGCGAGCAAACGAATGATTGAGATTTCTCTATGTTCCTCATTCATTGGATCGTAACTATCTTGGTAGTATGTTGACAAACATCCCATCATACAAGACATGATTGCCATCGGGTGTCCGTCTTTTGGAAAACCGTTAAACAGTCGTTTGAGATCCTCATGGATCATTGTATGATTGGTGATAGAAGTATTCCACTCTTTGAGTTGTGTGTCACTAGGAAGTTTGCCGTAGATGAGTAAATAAGCTACTTCAGTAAACGTAGACTTAGCGGCCAAATCATCGATAGGAATTCCGCGGTAACGCAGGATCCCTTGTTCTCCATCGAGAAAGGTAATCTCACTGGTGCAAGCACCTGTATTTAAATAACCGGAATCAATCGTAACATAACCGGACAATTGGCGGAGTTTAGTAATATCAATTGCCTTCTCGTTTTCGCTTCCCACTAAAATCGGAAGTTCGAACTCTTTTCCATCCACTTTCAGAATTGCCTTTTCGGACATATCTTCTCCTGTATATCTCTGTCTATTTCAAAGGATAGACGGAGGAAAGAGTGGGGAAAAGCCATTTTTTACAACTTATGGTATTTTTTCATGATGTCATATGCGTAGAAATTCGAAACCACGATGCGACAGTAATCTCTCGACTCTTTGTAAGGAAGGTCTTCCAAAAAATGGTTAAAATCACCGGTGTAAACGGACTTCTTCCACTTTCGTAAATTCCCAGGGCCTCCGTTGTACGCGATAGACGCCCATTTCAATTCGTTGTCGTTGGATTTTAAAAGGTAGGCCAGAAATTTTGTCCCCAAACGGATGGAGGTTTCTGGTTCGTAGAGGGAGTAGGAAGTGATTCCCATACGATTTGCCAATTCCTTCCCTGTCGCTGGCATAATTTGCATGAGGCCCCGGGCGTTGGATCTGGAAGTGGCTGTTTCTTTGAAAAAGGATTCTTGGCGCATCAGAGCATAAATTTTGTCTTCTGAGATGTCATTTTCCTGCGCGTAACGGGAAACAATACTTTGGTGTGGCCTTGGATACATTCGTACAGAAAGCGAAGTTGGCAAAAGTATCGGGTCGTCGGGAATGAGATGCCTTTTCAAAAGAGACCTTGTGTGAAACGCCGTATAATATGTATTATATGTTAAGTCACCGATTCCTACTAAAATTTCATCTTTTTCTTCGTCGGTAAGATTTTCTCTTTTTACATGAAAGTTTACAAGACTGAGGCCCAAACTATCTTCGCCGAGTCGAAAGTATTCTTTGGCTAAATTCAGAAGTTTGTGGCCTTGGATTCTTGAACTCATTCCACCCAGTTTGTTCCCTAATTCATAAGAATCCTTGGGATAGACAAACCCTAAGTTTCTACCAAGGATGGCATACGATTCTTCTGGAATTCCTGCAGTATAAGATAGATATTCATAAAGATACTCTTTGTTATACGTAGGGTTGTCTGGTTTACTTCCTTCTTTGATGAGGGATAAAAATTCTTCGCGGATGACACGCGTGTAGTAAGAACCAGGGCAAAGGGCATAGTATCTTTTTAATTCTTTTTTTAACTTGTCGGTCTCACCATTTTCTTTTAGTGCACGCAAATACCAATACACAAGTCGGCCTTTCACTGGTAAGTTTGGAATTTCCGCAAGGGCTTTTTCGAATTTTACAATTGGAGCATAGTCTGATTTATCTCCTTTTCGATTCACTAAGTATTCGATGAGACGATCTTGGTAAAAAAGATTAAAAGGATATTTTCCTAAATATAAAATTAGGTTTTCAAAATACATTTCCTTGTCACCTAATCTGTCGTAAGTGGCCGCAAGCACTCGGTAATAACCTGCATCTTTTCCTGGAAATGTTTTTAAAAGTTCAATTGCATTTTGGAATTTGTTTTGTTGGTATAAAATATCAGCTAAGCTAACAATATACGAAGAATCCATATCTACAAAGGTTTTATTGGAACGTAAAACCCTGAAAAGTTCGTTTGTTTTCCCTGTTTTTGTTAAAATAGTAGCGAGGTGTTTGAAACCTTCGTAATAGGCAAGTCTTGTGGAAAATAACTCAGGTCTTGTGCGAAACAAGGCTTCTTTGTCATTATTACTGATTGCGGGAAGTAATAAGGTTAGTTCCGACGGAGCCAGTTGTAATATACTTCCCGATCCTTTGTATTTAGACCAGTCTGCTGCAATCATATGAACCGTAGAATCGGAAA includes the following:
- a CDS encoding lytic transglycosylase domain-containing protein yields the protein MRHFWLASRILLFFTTSLFAETDLQYLIKSHQWGQIENHFRNTNPSRESEVYSLIEFHEKAPNGDKEKRFRYLISLVRGVFVTESSEEEVRKILTQTMPFQTTIFKLSYWKLYTEITQKNYLTPAERIQFLNRLNLEEDPICRRLLDELLRLHAANNQWKEIFDKVNSIQESHRKYLLTGDSQYRYGKAKLVLGDEKGAVEEWLNCLSRDGLSDSTVHMIAADWSKYKGSGSILQLAPSELTLLLPAISNNDKEALFRTRPELFSTRLAYYEGFKHLATILTKTGKTNELFRVLRSNKTFVDMDSSYIVSLADILYQQNKFQNAIELLKTFPGKDAGYYRVLAATYDRLGDKEMYFENLILYLGKYPFNLFYQDRLIEYLVNRKGDKSDYAPIVKFEKALAEIPNLPVKGRLVYWYLRALKENGETDKLKKELKRYYALCPGSYYTRVIREEFLSLIKEGSKPDNPTYNKEYLYEYLSYTAGIPEESYAILGRNLGFVYPKDSYELGNKLGGMSSRIQGHKLLNLAKEYFRLGEDSLGLSLVNFHVKRENLTDEEKDEILVGIGDLTYNTYYTAFHTRSLLKRHLIPDDPILLPTSLSVRMYPRPHQSIVSRYAQENDISEDKIYALMRQESFFKETATSRSNARGLMQIMPATGKELANRMGITSYSLYEPETSIRLGTKFLAYLLKSNDNELKWASIAYNGGPGNLRKWKKSVYTGDFNHFLEDLPYKESRDYCRIVVSNFYAYDIMKKYHKL
- a CDS encoding citrate synthase; this translates as MSEKAILKVDGKEFELPILVGSENEKAIDITKLRQLSGYVTIDSGYLNTGACTSEITFLDGEQGILRYRGIPIDDLAAKSTFTEVAYLLIYGKLPSDTQLKEWNTSITNHTMIHEDLKRLFNGFPKDGHPMAIMSCMMGCLSTYYQDSYDPMNEEHREISIIRLLAKFPTIAAYAYKKSIGQPIIHPLNELDYASNFMNMMFAVPAEDYHIDPEIVSALNLLLILHADHEQNCSTSTVRLVGSSLANLYGAISAGILALWGPRHGGANQEVLEMLEGIKKSGLSVKKIVEQAKDKNSSFRLNGFGHRVYKNFDPRAKIIKVACDKVLNKLGIKDPLLDIAKELEEAALNDPYFVERKLYPNVDFYSGIIYRALGIPTNMFTVMFAMGRLPGWIAQWKEMIEDPSLKIGRPRQIYTGPQEISYEAAKKQA
- a CDS encoding TrmH family RNA methyltransferase → MPNKRQYITSFSNPKVKWVAGLKEKRNRDEEKKFFIEGYREIKKAITSNPTSPIPCLPVNITSLFISPECFLGENEEALINSIQCPIFELPRKIFEKISYRDRPDGLIAVAETPDAHVPWEKIKSIDTNPILIIEGVEKPGNLGTILRTAEGAGVGLVIVTDPRIDLFNPNVVRASTGTIFTLPVYIGDLQEVLKKFKSKGYKRYAVTPEGKTLYTSINMKEKSVFLFGSEQYGLSDDAKQLSDDTLHLPMLGEADSLNLAMSCGIVLYESIRQRKK
- a CDS encoding glycosyl transferase, with amino-acid sequence MKLYFYISGHGFGHISRSGNIIRRLLKEDFIEEIHLVSPRISFLEFTHPKLITKNLKLDVGVSQKNSLSIDLQTTKEELIDFEKNKSKLLKEETEYCKKNKISLILTDSSSFPITIALETGIPSVFIGNFTWDFIYQNYAKDDSYFGTLSEQLQVEYGFATEALVLPFFCPMPPFLEQTNIGLVGRKPTLSKEKARQNFGMKDDTTYILLSFGAYGLEGTKLQTENLPKSIQLMAYGVPGIQSEGILVPEVSHYPDLVAAADYVCTKPGYGILAECYYAKTPILYTDRGDFSEYFHLVNALDLYFRSAYIDLSRIISCQFEEVLTLINTIDSMTPKLELKTDGEEDVVSHLLEYN
- a CDS encoding class I SAM-dependent methyltransferase, which translates into the protein MTKSYELLDSGDLSKLEIVGGYKLHRSSPTSAYGKETPGIWNDLHAQYIKNDSGSGHWNFQKKVPESFTIEFSNLTFKIKLTPFGHIGLFPEQETNWNRIREIGKKKQGLEVLNLFAYSGGSTLACLDAGMSVCHVDASKGMVDWARENAKLSGLDSKPVRWIVDDVMKFIRREIKRGKKYQGLILDPPSFGRGSKGEVWKIEENLSELMDALMELSDSKPEFVILSCHSQGFSPLTLERILSSRIKTKGNYQTSELFIPEKSGKKYPAGFCTFFSK
- a CDS encoding SpoIIE family protein phosphatase; its protein translation is MKNTFSKSIFFLFSTLTLFFTHPLFSESQNDIGERIVHTTKFSYWIDPSSSVPVESVLTTGVFQKIVDPFPNFGFLKGTLWLKLDPQDFPDPTKYPLLLIQAHNIDLVELFHKNDGKKYIISKSGHIQPVFQREIPHRNFVFRVGHERETILIAIRSDISLQFSLIFTNQRNLQREDYITQWIYGLFFGSLGIIILYNLAIAFFVRDRNYFYYIGYVLFFGLGQLSLLGFWGYFFVPDSYFWKRIGIPFFFSICLFFFVLFTSNFLKLKIRIPRIARFYQVLGYFSLLNATVSLLGGISESSIGVTWLSVFICLSLLGVLIWGIYKRLRSFYYFAFAFVLLLVTCLVYGLLKFGILPSNSFLEEMLFPIASLADITLFAFALADRIQLLRQEKDLALAQVTSLRKERKISRDILMQSLPKTIPDVKNLQMQIYIQPMKDVGGDFYEYFSPNPYELGIVLCDVSGHGIPASLISAMGKVAFTTQKDNIPSPKQVLEGMNRVLYGNCNPQYVTASYVYLNTSTKVWRFGRAGHPSAYLQRASGEIIKVHPKGKIIGVFPEIQIEETTHRVEPKDRILILSDGVLECFNPEGEMYGESGLLEFLKANREIPNHLFKIKLIQDLESFSKREIKDWDDDLTFIFLELV
- a CDS encoding FapA family protein, coding for MPGPDSYTDRILQDLEASENGYFQIENSGGKAVLKISKPGAKGKKVDYKDVLARVQLFGVEGYNQEQIKKAVVLAENKPVEIGTWSKGDPISSYADITISEDYMEAKMVLHPPKHGGDLLTEYQLREQIASVGISVGIIDVVIQNQIKNPDFFVPYTIAKGYPPVPGKDGQIKIYFRSDNKPQLEEDEHGRIDYKNIGVIQSVKPGDLIAERIPPKKGEFGKTVNGTIIPYQEEKSVDWHLGPNVELKDDKLYAKIAGRPVLSASWEIKVDEVIQLEAVDYSTGNIDFPGTIIVEEKIGDGFSLTTNGSIIIRNSVGKAFLKAKGDIVLSGGFMGRGEGYIESEGNIYAKFVEQGKLTAQGSIFVEEAVMHSEISAKDFIRVMGGRGEVIGGTLIAGNSLTCAKLGAVVETKTKVAIGTPPELLDELNRMKKDIAEKEITLHKVQLTLTKLVEKSQKKELTSEEKETIAKLKEANEKFTKVLETESKQFETALGSYEPNPDAFVDVEREVFPGVDLSFGAGKNYRMGINSLVGKSRFYLGTDGSIQTERTVIRKED